In Streptococcus gallolyticus subsp. gallolyticus DSM 16831, the sequence AATGCTGATTCTCCAACGGCTCAATCAATGATTTTAGCATTGATAACAATTGCTATCGTGCTTGCGGTTAATGTTTTTGCAAAAGGCTTTATCAAATCTATTGCGATTTTGATTGGCTTGATTGGAGGGACAATTATTGCAGCTTTCATGGGCTTGGTTGACACGTCAGTTGTTACTGAAGCACCGCTTGTTCACATTCCACAACCATTCTACTTTGGTGCACCAAAGTTTGAAATCACATCAATTGTGATGATGTGTATCATCGCAACCGTTTCAATGGTTGAATCAACCGGTGTTTACCTTGCGCTTTCAGATTTGACTGGTGAAAAACTTGACAGTAAACGACTTCGCAATGGTTACCGTGCAGAAGGTGCAGCTGTTTTACTCGGTGGTATTTTCAATACATTCCCATATACAGGATTCTCACAAAACGTTGGTTTGGTTCGTATTTCTGGTATCAAAACACGCCGTCCAATCTACTACACAGCCTTGTTCCTTGTTATCCTTGGACTTCTTCCAAAATTCGGTGCTATGGCACAAATGATTCCTAGTCCAGTTCTTGGTGGCGCTATGATTGTTCTTTTCGGTATGGTAGCTCTTCAAGGGATGCAAATGCTCAATCAAGTCGATTTCCAACATAACGAACACAATTTTATCATTGCAGCGGTGTCAATTGCCTGCGGTGTTGGTTTTGACGGAACCAATCTTTTTGATAGCCTACCAAGCACACTTCAAATGTTTTTGACAAATGGTATTGTTATCGCAACTTTGTTTGCTGTTGTTCTTAACTTGATTTTAAACGGTAAAACAAAAACAGAAGAAGCAAAATAAACTAAAAAAGCATTTCTAAGGAATAACCTTGGAAATGTTTTTTGTATCTTATGAATAGAGTAATTGAAAATCTTGTTTAAGACCGCTGGTGACTGCAAAGCGATTATCTTTGGTAATGATAATTCCTTCGATATTTGGAGTGCTTTGAATGGTTTCAAAAGCTTGCTTAATCGGTAGACCAAACAGACGTGTCGTCCATATTTCACAATTAACAGATAGGTCTGAAACAATGGTTAAACTCGCCATGTCAGTCTCGATAGGATAACCCGTATGTCGGTCAAAAATATGATGATAATCCTTGTCGCCAACTTGTAGATGGCGTTCATAAATGCCTGAAGTCACAACAGATTTGTCTTTGAGTGTTAAAATGCCGAGATTGTTGCCACGCTGTTTTTGGGGATGTTGGATACCAATATGCCAAATACCATTTTCACGCTTGGGATTATCACCATAAACGAGGACATTGCCACCAAGATTAATCATAGCAGAGCTGACATTTTCAGTTTTCAGATAATCCATAATTTTATCGGCAATGTAACCCTTGGCTAACGCACCAAGGTCAATTTTCATGCCCTTGCGATTAAGAAATACACTTTTTTCAGCTGCATTTAAAATAATGTGTTCTGGGTTTGCGAGTGCAATAGCTTTCTGAATGTTTTCCTTGTTAGGAACCTTGGCATCTTCAAAACCAATGCGCCAGCTTTGCACCAAAGGACCAATAGCAATATCAAGATTGCTAGGTTGTAAAAGGCTATGCGTTTTACCAAGTCCGATAAGTTCAAACAAATCTGGATGAACAGTGACAGGAGCGATACCAGCATTATGATTAATAATCATTAGCTCAGAATCGTTATCGTTGGCGCTAAAGCGATTCTTATAAACGGTTAGAAGATGACAGACTTCCTTGATGTGCTGATGGGGAGTGTCAGAATCAACGACAATATCAATAATCGTTCCCATCATTTTCACGCTATGAGCAAGTTGCAAAATGTCACCTCCAAAATCATTTTATGAAATTAGGATAACGCTTTCTATCACGAAAATCAAGCTCAAAAGTACAAAAAAACTTTCCTAATCAATACGACTAGGAAAGCAGTAAGTGTTTTAAAAATCGTTAAAACTTAGTTTTTCTTTTTCATTTCGCCATGTGGGTAGTAAGTTCCTTCTGGCATATCATTGATGAAAACGTGGATAGCTTCTTTTGGAGCTTTAGCAACACGTGAAACAACCTCAGTTACTTCGCGAGCAAGCTCAATTTTTTGTTCTTCAGTACGACCTTCGAATAAATCGATTTTTACGAATGGCATAAGAATCTCCTTTTATAATTTATCTAACACAAACATTGTAGCATATTTTGCGAGAAAATTCAGTAAATTTCAGGAAAGAGAAGAAGCATTTTCAAAGGTAAAAGTTATTTAAAAAGTTTCAGAATGTCAGAAAGACCAAATGTCGTTTTATGGTAAACCTTATTGTAGGCTGCTTTTTTAGGATTTTTTAGCCAACCTGTTCCTTTTTTACCATAGCCAGGGATGACGGCTTTTTTTGTTTGCCTTTTCCATTTTGCCGTTGTTCGAGCCTTTAAACTCTTTTTAAAACTTGGTTTTCGAAAACCAACTTTCATAATCGTAACCTCCACTAATTAACTAAATAGTAGCTATATACGGTATAAGATACCTTATCATCCTTGTTTAGTCAATACAATTTCTATTGGTTTAAGCCCGAAAAATCAACTTTAAAAACAATTTTGTAACAGAATAGTGATTTTTTTAACAATGTGTCATTGAATCAACATGATTGTCTATGTTATAATAATAGCGAGCATTAACAACTTAACAGCACGTGGGAGCGGCAAATTTTGTCGCTCCTATGTGTGTTTTTGTTTTATTAGTAGTAATGAATGATGAGTTAGGAAACGGTGGTTTTTTAGCTTTTTTGCTGTAAACAAGTTTTTTCGTCCGTTGTAGCGATTAGCTTCGTCTATTTAAAGGTTTGTAAGGTCTATTATGCTAAATGCTAGTTTCTCTTATTTAACCCTAGGCAATTTTATGGTAGAATAGAAGAATATTAGTAGAAGGTAGGATTGTCACTTTTGGCTCAACTCTATTATAAATATGGAACCATGAATTCTGGTAAGACCATTGAAATTTTAAAAGTTGCTCATAACTATGAAGAACAAGGCAAACCAGTTGTCATTATGACTTCGGCACTTGATACGCGTGATGGTTATGGTGTTGTTTCAAGCCGTATCGGTATGCGTCGCAAGGCGATTGCTATTACGGAAGAAATGGACATTTTTGCTTTTATTCAAGAATTGCCAGAAAAACCATACTGCGTTTTAATTGATGAATGTCAATTTTTAACGAAAAAGCATGTCTATGATTTGGCGCGTGTTGTTGATGATTTGGACGTTCCTGTGATGGCTTTTGGGTTAAAAAATGATTTTCAAAACGAATTGTTCGAAGGCTCCAAATATCTACTGTTATTAGCAGATAAAATTGACGAGATTAAAACCATTTGTCAGTTTTGTTCTAAAAAAGCAACCATGGTCTTGCGAACTGAAAATGGCAAGCCTGTTTACGAAGGAAATCAAATTCAAATCGGTGGCAACGAAACCTATATCCCCGTTTGCCGTAAACATTATTTTAACCCAATGATTTCCAAAGAAAAATAAGAAAATGAATTTGCAAAAGAGAGGTTAATCGAAAACAAATGAACATTTATGATCAGCTACAAGCGGTTGAGGACCGTTACGAAGAATTAGGCGAATTGCTATCTGACCCTGATGTCGTTAGCGATACAAAACGCTTTATGGCTTTGTCTAAGGAAGAAGCGAGCACACGTGAAACCGTAACTGTTTACCGCGAATATAAACAAATTCTTCAAAACATCGAAGATGCCGAAGAAATGATTAAAGACGCTGGTGGCGATCCTGAACTTGAAGAAATGGCGAAAGAGGAACTCAAAGACTCAAAAGCAGCTAAAGAAGAATACGAAGAAAAACTTAAAATTCTTCTTTTACCAAAAGATCCAAACGATGACAAAAACATCATCTTGGAAATTCGTGGTGCTGCTGGTGGTGACGAAGCTGCGCTCTTTGCTGGCGACCTTCTTCAAATGTATCAAAAATATGCTGAAAGCCAAGGTTGGAAATTCGATGTCATGGAAGCTTCTTACAACGGTGTTGGTGGCATCAAAGAAGTTGTTGTCATGGTATCTGGTCAATCTGTTTACTCTAAGTTGAAATACGAATCAGGTGCTCACCGTGTTCAACGTGTCCCTGTCACAGAGAGCCAAGGTCGTGTTCATACCTCAACAGCAACTGTCCTTGTCATGCCAGAAGTTGAAGAAGTCGAATACGAAATCGATCCAAAAGACTTGCGTGTGGATATTTACCACGCATCAGGTGCTGGTGGACAAAACGTCAACAAAGTTGCGACAGCTGTTCGTATGGTTCACATTCCAACTGGTATTAAAGTTGAAATGCAAGAAGAACGTACGCAACAGAAAAACCGTGACAAAGCCATGAAAATTATTCGTGCGCGTGTTGCTGACCACTTTGCCCAAATTGCTCAAAATGAACAAGACGCTGAACGTAAATCAACAATCGGTACAGGTGACCGTTCAGAACGTATCCGTACTTATAATTTCCCACAAAACCGTGTCACAGACCACCGTATTGGTTTAACATTGCAAAAATTAGATACGATTTTGTCAGGAAAACTAGACGAAGTTATCGATGCCCTTATTCTTTTTGACCAAACTAAGAAATTAGAAGAGTTAAATCAATAATGAATTACGCTGAAACAATCAGCCAACTAGAAAAACAATTACAAGCAATCGGCGAGGACCCAGAAAATCTCACTTACGTTTTCCGTGAATTAAAAGGTTGGACCTTGCTTGATTTCATCTTACATCAGAACCAAGCTATCACCGAAAAAGACCAAATGTTACTTGAGCAAATCATGGCTCAGTTGACAGAACATCGCTCACCTCAGTACATCACTGGGAAAGCCTATTTTCGCGATTTAGAGCTTTCAGTTGACGAGCGTGTTTTGATTCCACGACCTGAAACTGAGGAGCTGGTTGATTTGGTTTTAAAGGAAAATAGCAGAGCTGACTTGCGAGTTTTAGATATTGGTACAGGAAGCGGTGCGATTGCCATTTCGCTCAAGGCTGCGCGACCAAATTGGCAAGTAACCGCCTCTGACATTTCAGCAGACGCCCTGCAATTAGCGAAAGAAAATGCCCTCAAAAATCAAGTAGAGCTCACCTTGATTCAATCTGATGTTTTTAGCCAAATTACAGAAAGATTTGATATGATTATTTCAAATCCGCCCTACATTGCTTATGACGATGAAGATGAAGTTGGCATTAATGTGCTCGCTTCAGAACCGCATTTAGCACTTTTTGCAGATGAAGATGGCTTTGCCATTTATCGTCAGATTATTGAGAATGCTAGTGAGCATTTGACCGAAAACGGAAAACTTTATTTTGAAATTGGTTATAAACAAGGAGAAGGTTTGCGTGCTTTGTTGAGCAAGCATTTTCCTGCTAAACACGTTCGTGTCATCAAAGATATGTTCGGTAAAGATAGAATGGTCGTGATGGATAATGACTGATTTAGAAACAATTTTGCAAAATGGTGGAGCGGTGATTTTACCGACAGAAACCGTTTATGGGCTTTTTGCCCAAGCGATGAATGAGAATGCCGTTGAGCATGTTTACCAACTCAAACGTCGTCCTAAAGACAAGGCGATGAATCTCAATGTAGCTGATTTTGAGACAATTTTAGCTTTTTCAAAACAGCAACCAAGTTATCTCAAAAAGCTTTATGATGCTTTTTTACCTGGTCCATTAACCATTATTTTACAAGCTAATGACCGCGTGCCAGCTTGGATCAATTCTGGCTTATCAACAATTGGTTTTAGAATTCCCAATCACCCACAAACCTTGAAATTGATTAAGAAAGCTGGCCCCTTAATTGGTCCGTCAGCTAACATTTCTGGACAAGAAAGTGGGAAAGTTTTCAAGGAAATTCAAAAACAGTTCGGTGGTACTGTGACTGGTTTTGCTGACGACGCTGCCTTAACAGGGGTTGACTCGACAATTTTGGATTTATCTGGAAAAACTGCTCGTATTTTACGTCAAGGTGCGATTACCCAAAACGACTTATTAGCAGTTGTGCCTGACTTAACATTTACGAAAGAGTGATTTTTGGGAAATTCTTCTCATACTGTTTCGGCTTTTACATCATCTTGGAGCTACTAAGCTTTTAAGTAATGTGATATGGTCTTATCAAAAAGGAGATAAGGATATGATTTTTGACAAGGAAAACTACGAAGCATTTGACAAAGAACTCTGGGAAGCAGTGCATGCTGAAGAAGTTCGTCAACAAAATAACATAGAACTCATTGCCTCTGAAAATGTTGTTTCAAAAGC encodes:
- a CDS encoding thymidine kinase, with the translated sequence MAQLYYKYGTMNSGKTIEILKVAHNYEEQGKPVVIMTSALDTRDGYGVVSSRIGMRRKAIAITEEMDIFAFIQELPEKPYCVLIDECQFLTKKHVYDLARVVDDLDVPVMAFGLKNDFQNELFEGSKYLLLLADKIDEIKTICQFCSKKATMVLRTENGKPVYEGNQIQIGGNETYIPVCRKHYFNPMISKEK
- a CDS encoding FAD:protein FMN transferase; the encoded protein is MQLAHSVKMMGTIIDIVVDSDTPHQHIKEVCHLLTVYKNRFSANDNDSELMIINHNAGIAPVTVHPDLFELIGLGKTHSLLQPSNLDIAIGPLVQSWRIGFEDAKVPNKENIQKAIALANPEHIILNAAEKSVFLNRKGMKIDLGALAKGYIADKIMDYLKTENVSSAMINLGGNVLVYGDNPKRENGIWHIGIQHPQKQRGNNLGILTLKDKSVVTSGIYERHLQVGDKDYHHIFDRHTGYPIETDMASLTIVSDLSVNCEIWTTRLFGLPIKQAFETIQSTPNIEGIIITKDNRFAVTSGLKQDFQLLYS
- the prfA gene encoding peptide chain release factor 1 — translated: MNIYDQLQAVEDRYEELGELLSDPDVVSDTKRFMALSKEEASTRETVTVYREYKQILQNIEDAEEMIKDAGGDPELEEMAKEELKDSKAAKEEYEEKLKILLLPKDPNDDKNIILEIRGAAGGDEAALFAGDLLQMYQKYAESQGWKFDVMEASYNGVGGIKEVVVMVSGQSVYSKLKYESGAHRVQRVPVTESQGRVHTSTATVLVMPEVEEVEYEIDPKDLRVDIYHASGAGGQNVNKVATAVRMVHIPTGIKVEMQEERTQQKNRDKAMKIIRARVADHFAQIAQNEQDAERKSTIGTGDRSERIRTYNFPQNRVTDHRIGLTLQKLDTILSGKLDEVIDALILFDQTKKLEELNQ
- a CDS encoding L-threonylcarbamoyladenylate synthase, giving the protein MTDLETILQNGGAVILPTETVYGLFAQAMNENAVEHVYQLKRRPKDKAMNLNVADFETILAFSKQQPSYLKKLYDAFLPGPLTIILQANDRVPAWINSGLSTIGFRIPNHPQTLKLIKKAGPLIGPSANISGQESGKVFKEIQKQFGGTVTGFADDAALTGVDSTILDLSGKTARILRQGAITQNDLLAVVPDLTFTKE
- a CDS encoding 4-oxalocrotonate tautomerase; this encodes MPFVKIDLFEGRTEEQKIELAREVTEVVSRVAKAPKEAIHVFINDMPEGTYYPHGEMKKKN
- the prmC gene encoding peptide chain release factor N(5)-glutamine methyltransferase; translation: MNYAETISQLEKQLQAIGEDPENLTYVFRELKGWTLLDFILHQNQAITEKDQMLLEQIMAQLTEHRSPQYITGKAYFRDLELSVDERVLIPRPETEELVDLVLKENSRADLRVLDIGTGSGAIAISLKAARPNWQVTASDISADALQLAKENALKNQVELTLIQSDVFSQITERFDMIISNPPYIAYDDEDEVGINVLASEPHLALFADEDGFAIYRQIIENASEHLTENGKLYFEIGYKQGEGLRALLSKHFPAKHVRVIKDMFGKDRMVVMDND
- a CDS encoding nucleobase:cation symporter-2 family protein; this encodes MRKMEMNEQKHSQAAILGLQHLLAMYAGSILVPIMIAGALNYSAEQLTYLISTDIFMCGVATFLQLQLRKHFGVGLPVVLGCAFQSVAPLSIIGAKQGSGYMFGALIVSGIYVILISGIFSKIADFFPPVVTGSVITTIGLTLIPVAIGNMGDNADSPTAQSMILALITIAIVLAVNVFAKGFIKSIAILIGLIGGTIIAAFMGLVDTSVVTEAPLVHIPQPFYFGAPKFEITSIVMMCIIATVSMVESTGVYLALSDLTGEKLDSKRLRNGYRAEGAAVLLGGIFNTFPYTGFSQNVGLVRISGIKTRRPIYYTALFLVILGLLPKFGAMAQMIPSPVLGGAMIVLFGMVALQGMQMLNQVDFQHNEHNFIIAAVSIACGVGFDGTNLFDSLPSTLQMFLTNGIVIATLFAVVLNLILNGKTKTEEAK